The DNA region tattgaattattatatatttgtaacagtaaaacggttcgaCCAGTGATTAAACCGGTCCGACCGGTTGAACCATGAACCGGTAGCTTCACCGGTTCGCTTACCGgttcggtttttaaaacattattCACCAACAATGTCCTGCCACGTGAAATATTTCTCTGGTCGTTTAATTCCCTTTTTTATGTGTCAATATTTATTTAGAATTTGCAATTCGTGCAAAAAGGTTGAACCCCAAATTCTAAGGTTCTGTTCCGACATTATTGTGAGGAGTGTTCAATCAGGATACGTAGTGACTCACTAAAGGGGAGGGCGTAACCAACTTGTCCTGTCTGAAGCCCacctcccaaggcctcacacttgtgcttGAAAAGTGTTGCAACTACGCGCAGTAATGATAATCGATCTTTGGCCATTCTTGCAAATCTGCCCCCTCTGGAACCAACTACGCTGCCCCTGCtcacaaaaaaataaagaattcgCAATTCTAGTAGTGCATGGCCTGTGTTGAGCTTGAAAAGTGTTGCAACTACACGGCAGTAGTAAGAATCGATCTTTGACCATTCTTGCAAATCTGCCCCTCTATAACCAACTACGCACCCTTGCAGACGAAAAATAAGGAATTCACAATTCTAGTAGTGCATGACCTGTATTGAGCTATTAATTTGGAGATATCCTCAATATTTGCAAATCTGCCCCTCTTTAACCAACTACGCTGCCCTTGAGGacgaaaaatagaaaaataaggaATTCACAATTCTAGCAGTGCATGATCTGTATTGAGCTATGAATTTGGAGATATCCTCAATATGGCCGAATTCGAGCTTTTGCATTTGACTTTCAAGTTTGTTTTGGGTTTGTAAAAGGGTACAGATGGTAAAATGAATTTGACTATTTACACAATGATAATGGATACAATTATAATTTGCCGAGATGAGTAGCGCAATTGATTTCAGAGGGTGAGTTGCAAGAACAATTATAACTCTCTGTAGCGCAATTGATTTCAGAGGGTGATCAGTTACaagaaaaattatactccactaACTCTTTTGTGTAGAATGAAAACAAATAGTACTAACACAAGTTGTGCCTACATTATTACACAAGTTAAAAGTTCTTTTTAAAATGGATAAGTCGGCCATTAACACAGAGATTAAGAATTTGACAGGAAACCACATAAAAACAAACATTATTGCGAATGATGTTAATGGATCACTTTTAATTTGGTCTATCATGAGAAATAGGTATCAACCTTGATTTTTGGGATGtaaccttttatttttatttctatatagTTATGATGACTTATGTGACAGCTAATATGATGGCGCAGCTTCcatccaaaaagaaaaaaatgaagataaaagcGACTGGGAAATACAAAAGAATTTCATCGAAAAGTTTCAATGGATTATTATTATTGCTATGGCATCTTGGTCAATCCCAACctgttttctcttttttcttcttttatcttTTATACACCTTTTTCTCCCTTTACTAAAACTTGTTTCATAAGATTTCTGAACTACTTTATTTGTACTATTCCCAGGAATACTTtcgctttttttttattctttttcattAATCATTTTTGGAAAACTGATGCAGGGAATAAATTATGATCAGGAATTAAAATGGTAAAACTTGTAAGTACGTTTGAAGatgtatattaataattaataaattgagtttgaacttaatagtatttattaagtatgaaaacaaataaaataacatttccATGAATTTTGCTGTCTTAccaatttttgttttttcagtttttgtgTTCTCTATTTACAAAATGAAGTGACTAATTGAGTCGGTTAACACATTAATTTATCCTTGATTAAAAAAACATGTTAGAGATACCTAAACACGAAAGCCGATGGATGTTTTCTTTGAAAGAAAAGGGTTAGGAACAATCtcatccatttttttttctaattaaaaaacgctaagaaatatataaatacatatTTTAGATAAACAAAAACTCTTTCAAGGATATTTTACGTCACTTGATTCTGATTAACTCAAAATGAAATCCCGATTATGTTAAACcgtttcaaaataaaaataacaatatactGCAGTAGGAGTACTATAATTACTATCGCTAAAAGAGTAGAACTGAACTATAGTACAGTGATGTTGAACATGAAATAATTACAataagaaaaaggaaatagaaTTAAAGTAAGAATACTAAACACTATTTCCGGAACAATATTTTCTAGGGTAATAATCTCCATTTCTTACCTACTCAGGAACTGAAAATAACAGCTTATAAATATCAGTAGTCCACCCAATTGAATATTTATTCTATGATACTAACCACCAACTCATTAAATGGCCACTGTCATGTCTGATAAATTAACTTATGGATACCTACCAACAACATTTCATTATCATAAAAATGCAATTTACAACGATTAAGGAAACCAACAAAGTAATACAACCTGCTCCTCACCTATCTTGCCTATTTCTTTGAACACTTTTTGCATTGGATGCTATAGTCTGTAaaaggggtgttcggtttgtaagattgtatccgagatgaaatttgtagtgtgtttggttcatgagattcaatctcataacttaactctagatggataatcatgggataattagttataactaacccCTATGacaattcaatcctagattgtatcttgatattattttatcttgtaaACCGAACACCTCCAAATGTATTAAGATCAATTATTGGGAAAAGTTTATGCCGGTGTAAGTATGTGTTTTTGGGACAATGGATGTAGCACATTTTTCATCAGTTACACGTGAAATTACCACCTTAGAATCAATTTTAACTTGTAAGTATAACATTTAAAAAGGTGAAAATTTATactatcaattttttatttgcttCAATTAGAGTATTCTCAAATACCGTTTCATTATACTTTCAATTTCAAATGAATTGTTATTGTTAGAGTacttaatttctaaaaaattaaaagctCAATTTTTATGGCTTCGAGACAAtgaatgtgttgacatttagaTCTACATCCAATATTTATTAACCACTATGAATTGTGCGAGAGCAACAACACATCAAGTGAAATTATATCTTATTTTTATCGTAACACCTAATCCAAGAACTATTTTTTCCCTcaagtataattttatattgattATTTAAAGTCATTATAAATTCTTGAATTGCACAGTCAGTAACGATCGTAACACTATATCAAGAATCTCGTGAaagcatccactacgctgtctccataccgtcccttaacattcctttaaactactatttaagggctccactgtacttttttactccattccttaactaagggacggaacctgcaacgcttcATCCCTTAACCgccccttaaattactattcattcaatttcattttttatttatatttccaacacaattcaattaaaacaaacacacttcattaaaattaaaataacattacaacataaaataaaaatacaacttaaattttaaaaaaacataattaaaatcttaaaaaaataaaaatgacataatttaaaatacaattttatatggacatccttgaatgttttatgtttcactttcgatgtgagacaaaatcattcttggatgtctctataaaagagaaacaaccaagaatgattttgtcccacatcgaaagtgaaacataaaacattcaaggatgtctctataaaagaaaaacaaccaagaatgattttatcccaaatcgaaagtgaaacataaaacatttaaggttgtctctataaaagagaagcaaccaagaatgactttgtcccacatcgaacgtggaacataaaacattcaaggttgtctctataaaagaaaagcaaccaagaatgagtttcataaattcgcaagcccataaaatatatgtgggctattacaaatttcttgtatttatttatttgtaaaaattgtttttaaatataaaaacaatttttataaataaaaagtattttttttttaaattcgatttttttaaaaaaatgatttattgcgtcagcgtgacgacacCCACTCGCTGGCCTGCTAGTgagcgtcacgcatggcgcaggggcgcgccacgtcgccacgGCGGGTGGCGTGACAGCCCGTCCCGTGTCTCGCAGGCACGAGCCGCGGGACGGGACGGCGTgtcgcaacgcgtcgcgcgagcGTTCCGTCCCTCCGCGACGGAACGCGGGACGGTGGCGCGCCGCATAGTGGATGCGAGGGCGAAACGCGGGACGGTGGCgcgccgcgtagtggatgccCTAATTTACTCAACGATGCCTCAAAAAGTGTAGACATTAGAACCCGGGAAATGTCGATTTTTATCCActctattgttttattttatataccAGCTAGTACCGATGACAATAAATACTGTAGCATAATAAATGGTGAGAGTATTTTTGAATTTGAGTTATATTTTGTTGGATTAAACTGTCAATACTTTAGATATTTTGTTGAGgcagatttttttatttaattataatcagTTGTTTTTTTTGTTCGATGAGCTAGGTTACTGAGTCTTTTCActcaaaaaaaaggaaagtttttacaatttaaaaatGACTTGATGAAGTCAAATAAAATGCCATGATAGTGTTCTCTCAGTgtctaaattttataataaggaaaagaaattaaataagtagaGCTGCAGAGGTATaaggaaataaaatagtaccgttaaaataaatagtaaaagAAAGTGTAATAATAAATCCAACGGCCAGAAACGTAACACAAGTGTTAGAgcaaaaagagagaaaaagctTTAAAATTATAGATACAATTAAGCTGTATCTATCTCAATTCCCTCAATCAACTGCTCCATTTTTTGCTGCTCTCTTATACACTGTTAATGAGTTGTTTTCATTAAAAACTCCCTCAACCCCTTTTTGCCGAAATTACCAATATGCCCTCCCGCCGCCTCCTGTCTCCGCCGCCGGCGTCCCACCACATCCTGCCGCCCCTCGCCGGCGGCTTGACGGCTGCCTTTTCCTGCCTCCTCCTCCTGATCCTCTGCTTCCGCAGGATTAGCAAGAAACGCACCGCCCCTTCTGCCTCCGACACCGACTCCAAGAAACCCCCTCTCCGCCTCTCCTACTCCCTCCTCCGCCGCGCCACTTCCAATTTCTCGCCCTCCCTCCGCCTCGGGCAAGGCGGTTTCGGCTCCGTCTACCGCGCCGACTTCAAGCAGGGCTACAACTTCGCTAAAGATTCGGGCTTTACTCTCTCCCACGGCGCCGTCAAGCTCATGGATTCCGGGTCTTTGCAAGGTGAGCGTGAGTTTCAGAATGAATTGCTTTTTTCTTCCAAGATCGACTGTAAATACGTTGTTTCCGTTGTGGGTTTCTCGTCGAGTCCCAAGAAACGTCGGATGCTTTTGGTTTATGAGCTTATGGAGAGCGGTAGCTTGCAAGATTGCCTTTTTCATAAGAAGAGTGAGGAGTTGAAAAATTGGGATAAGAGGTTTATGATTGCTCTCAATATAGCAAAGGGGTTGGAGTATCTGCACCATTATTGCGATCCGCCGATTATTCATGGCGATATTAAGCCCAGTAATATTCTTTTAGATGCTAGTTTTAATGCTAGGATTGGTGATTTTGGGTTAGCGAGGTTCAAGGCCGAGGATAATGTTATTGTGGAAGGTGAGGTGAAAAAGGAGGGCAGTTTGGTTGATGATAATGGATCTGTGATGGAGGAGACGGAGAGTGTTATCACCACGACCGGGTTCGAGGAAGGTAGTAATGCACATAATCTGGTTGGTGCTGATAGCACACCTGAAAGTGTGATTGTTAGGGTTGAGGCTTCGCCTGAAGCGGTGTCTGTGGTTGAGATGTCACCGGAGATGGAAGCAGCCCCTGTGGTGTCTCCTAGGACAGTGGCTGAAATGGCTTCGCCTTCCAACGGATTGGATAAGACTAGTGTCTCTGAGGGGAACTTTGATAGGTTTAGCGCTGACAGTGGAGGTGAGAGGAGTaggtggaagaagaagaaaaagaagagcgTTTCAGGGAAAGATTGGTGGTGGAAGCAAGATACAGGGGTGGATGTGGAATCAGGCAAGGTTAAGGATTATGTGATGGAGTGGATCgggaatgagatcaagaaggagaGGCCGAAAAGTGACTGGATTGGTGGGGCATCATCGAGTTCTAGGGTTGTGGGGAAaatggaaaagaagaagaagaaacgtAGGCAGTTGGACTGGTGGGTCTCGTTAGATGATGAAAAGAGTGTGAAGAAAGAGAGGAGAAGGCCTGCAAGGGAGTGGTGGAAGGAGGAATACTGTGAAGAGTTGGagaggaagaaaaagaagaagaaaaagaagaaacaagctcaagggtccatGAGTGATGATTGTTATAACGAGAGTGGGTGGCCGAGAGATGATGAGCGGTATGCTGATGGGAAGAAGAAAAGGAGCCGGAGCAGGAGTAGAAGCAGGGGTAGTAGGGGAAGCATGGACTGGTGGTTGGATGGAATCAGCGGTGAGCTTTGGCGAGCAAGGAAGAATAGTTTTGATTCCGTTAGTGGGGAGATACCGAAGAGTGGTGGTATTAGTAGCACGCCAAGTATGAGAGGAACTGTTTGCTACATTGCACCAGAGTATGGCGGTGGTGCTGATGTATCTGAGAAGTGTGATGTCTATAGTTTTGGGGTTCTTTTATTAGTTCTGATCGCGGGACGTAGACCACTTCAGGTGACGGGATCCCCAATGTCGGAGTTCCAAAGAGCCAATCTCCTGTCATGGGCACGGCATCTTGCCCGTGCTGGGAAGCTTCTTGATTTGGTTGATAAGAATATCCAGTCTTTTAATAAAGACCAAGCATTGCTATGCATCACAGTGGCCCTTCTCTGCCTGCAGAAATCTCCTACTCGCCGGCCATCAATGAAAGATGTAGTGGGGATTCTGACTGGAGACCTAGTGTCCCCTCAGCTACCGGTTGAATTTTCACCTTCCCCTCCTTCTCGATACCCATTCAAGTCTCAGAGGAAGGTCCGATGAGATGAGAATTCATCCATGAAGTGTTAAGTTGTAGATTGTTGTTTGACTGATTTCTGTAAAGAAAAGAAACTATCAAATCATGAATGCATCACTAAATTTCAACTCTTCCAGTTCTCTGATTACATAAACTTTGTGCAGCATTTAGCATGTTTCAGTTGTAGTTATTTCTGACTGGCAAGTGGTAACTCAAACGCTACTAGATATTGGATTCCATTTCAGTTTCTTAATACTCCTTCCTCtccattttatgtttttgtggaACAAATGTGTATGAAACAATTTAGGCCAATTTTCACTTTTCCTTTTGATCTTAGAGTTTTCAACCAGAAGCTGCTGTTGTACAGTCTCAATATCTGCACAATTTTCAGCATGGTTTCTTGATTGATGGTATGTTTTTCATAGTTGATAGCAGAAAGACATGATGGTAGTTCAGAGCTATCTTGGATGCTGTGATTTCTGTTGTGTTATGCTCTACTGCCTTTGTAATCTTGTGTTCGGCGCTTGCATGTTTGCTTTTTCGGAGGATATTTTAGTGAGTTATGTTGTAAAGTTGTAGGTATCTTGTCTAACAAGTTTCAGGTTGAGCTCAAGATACGGCCCCTCTGAGATCACGATGTTGTTGTCAAGGTTGGTCATCGAACTTGTATAATAGTTGCTTCTCGTTTCTATGGTTTTTCATATAGCTTTCATTTCTATCTAAGAGCTAGTCTAATTCTTCATCTATAATGCATCTTGAGTTTCTGATTGTCTATATTTGAGTATTTGTTACTACAGTTTCATCCTATCTGATTTCGTGATCTACTCTGAATAAATCGACTGGAACGTGAGGATGCACTTGCGAACTGATCTGCTTCTATTCGTATTATTGGATTTGGATTTCTTGTTATCTCCAAGCTGGGATTCCACAGCTTCAAATTCTCGATGACAATTTTCTTATGCAAAGTGTTTATATTGTTATCTTGCTTACTTGCTCGGCACTAGCCTTCGTCATCATGTCCAGTATAATTTCTTCTTGTGCCTTTGTTATACAGAAACAAGCATGTTTTTCTATGCTCTTCATTTAATAGAGGTTTTTTGGCAGTCACTAGAAAAATACATATATTTTGTCCATGAACAAGTCTTGAAGGAGCATTTGATGCATATCTTTATGGGCATTTGAAATTCTGTTTCTTAATCAATTTCTATTGCGGCATATTAAATCATTGATGAAGAGGTTGGTATGCCAATTTAAAGACACAATTGAAGAGTTCAAGAATTGGAAGAGAAAATTTAATTTCTGTCACGAGATTCAAGTGATCTTGGTTTGATGCGTTCAAAGTTGAGAGTTTACTGGAGATTTTACCCCTTCAATTACTATCTTTTGAAAGCCCAAAATGAGGCATATTCATGCATCAATCAAAGGTCGTTGGATGATCAACTTGAAGAGAAGAGAAAGAACAATTGGATTGAGTGCAGATTGCTTCAGTAggttaaaagaaaaaaaaaaaggagatgAGAATTAATGAGTTGCAAAATGATACGGTTATCCCCCACGTCCCGACGGAGCCGGACAACATCGCCGGAGCGGAAGAGGAACCGGAGGAGCTACATGCCCCGGAGCTGAACTATGAGACGGTGGGGCGCGGGAGGCTGTCGCCGAGGGAGAGGAAGGATAAGAGGAAGTCTGCAAGGAGAGTCAAGCCGCCTGTAAGGTTCGGGGATTATGTTCCCAAGTAGGGCGCGAAGAAAGGCCTCGTAGAATaggattttcttttcttttatttaaatgttGTTAGTcgtttttattgttattttttgaaCTATTGGGTCGAGCAATTTATAAGCTCCgttccgggttttctttgttggttctttcccgggccgtaagtcgaaccaaccctagggtccgtAGATTATAAATAGGCGCTGAAATTAATAAATGAGCATCAGAAATTTCGCCTactttttattgttttcttttcgtTCATTGCAAACCCTAGTTGTCGACGGGATTTCGCCTCCCGGGACTTCTAATCTTGATCTCGGCGTCACGTTAGGGAGATTATCCTTAACACAAAACAACACCCAGAAATCCAATTAAGATTGAAAGCACCAAATGGTATAAATTGATTGGAAAACTAACAATTAAGCTATAAAACTCGATAATAAGTTcattaattaactctaattcCCATCAATAAACGATCGAGTTTATCAGTAGCCATTGGAACTTGCCAAAGTTGAAACTAATACCTCGCGGCCTTGCCAATTGAAGCATCCAAAATTGACTCTCTTTCAAATAGGTAATGGATTTATTCTGTAATTTTCATCGTAGTGATTTTTGTGAGTGGTAATGATGATATATGTCGTGATGTATTATTTAATATaggtaaataaacaaaaaatttaaaaatcactTCACATTGGACTCCCCTTTGGATTCAGATTCAGGTATGTTTTTGATAATGATGATGTCATGATGTATTTGATTTGAAGTGGTCGGTAGTATTTGATTTGAGTTTTTTAGCATAACTTTTATTATTGTgacaattatttaaatataatagtTTATGTTTAATCGTTTGACTTTTCTGGATTTTTGCATTCGTAAATGTAATAGGGGAGACTGAGCATTAACTAAACGACAGAATTAATTTGCGCATGTTTTTCTTACaaaactagtagtagtagttcaTTTTTTCGGTTTAAGAGCAAAACAAATGCAACTTTCAGCAATAGCATTACCCTTTGAAAAAGTGTACATCTAAACTCTAAAGCAAACGTCTTAGTCACCATAGACTTACAAAAATTTTAATCGCCGTGTAATTAACTTTATTAGGCGTGTCTAGTCCAACTTcatatagtaggagtatttgTTTAATCTAGATCACATGCCTCATTTTTCCATATGTTGGGTTTTCCACGCATGttattaaattctaaaatcTAGGgatgtgcattcgggtttcggttcggttttttatCAAAACCGAacaaaaaccgaaaaaccgaatttagttcaaaatccaaaccgaaccgaacccgaaaaaccgaaaaaaccgaaactgaaaaatagaaaaccgaacttaaaaaaccgaaaaacccgaacaaaaccgaaaaacctgaaaaaaaacccgaaaaacctgaaaaaaaataagtataatataaatatatatttatatatgtgtattttattttattttatatatactaatagaatatttatatataatataaaattaataatacatataatatatattatatagtagaatatattaaaagaataaatatattatatataatataatatattaaattaatagaatatatatataattcggttttttcagtttttttcttcgcccgaaccgaaaaaccaaaatttttttatttttaaaaccgaaccaaaccgaaaaactgaaaaaccgaaccgaatttcaaaatttcggtttggttcggttcggatattcggtttccggttttttttgctcacccctactaAAATCTACTGTATTAGCTATTCATCAATAGTAACATTATTCGAATTCCCCCAAGACCATTGTTTTATAATCAATTAATCACACATCTCAACTCAATACGGCTTATAaaaagtatatttatattactagtacaaataaaaaagaagacttagagtgtccacaatggtggccctcaagggccACCAAAGTTGGCCCGGCCATCAAATATGGCTCTCCTGGGCTCCCCACAATGGTAAATAACAAGGGCAACGAAATGTGGCCCgctccaaaataaaaattaatttgtttgctttttttaattacattttataatttaactacaataaattttattagactataatatatgatatttataattttaattaaaataaaataatttggattgtaaataaaaaaaaaattcacaacctaaccaaaaaaaaagtttaaccagaacttcgttgtattatattaaaatgagaaaattatacaacg from Salvia splendens isolate huo1 chromosome 9, SspV2, whole genome shotgun sequence includes:
- the LOC121748617 gene encoding receptor-like serine/threonine-protein kinase At4g25390, translating into MPSRRLLSPPPASHHILPPLAGGLTAAFSCLLLLILCFRRISKKRTAPSASDTDSKKPPLRLSYSLLRRATSNFSPSLRLGQGGFGSVYRADFKQGYNFAKDSGFTLSHGAVKLMDSGSLQGEREFQNELLFSSKIDCKYVVSVVGFSSSPKKRRMLLVYELMESGSLQDCLFHKKSEELKNWDKRFMIALNIAKGLEYLHHYCDPPIIHGDIKPSNILLDASFNARIGDFGLARFKAEDNVIVEGEVKKEGSLVDDNGSVMEETESVITTTGFEEGSNAHNLVGADSTPESVIVRVEASPEAVSVVEMSPEMEAAPVVSPRTVAEMASPSNGLDKTSVSEGNFDRFSADSGGERSRWKKKKKKSVSGKDWWWKQDTGVDVESGKVKDYVMEWIGNEIKKERPKSDWIGGASSSSRVVGKMEKKKKKRRQLDWWVSLDDEKSVKKERRRPAREWWKEEYCEELERKKKKKKKKKQAQGSMSDDCYNESGWPRDDERYADGKKKRSRSRSRSRGSRGSMDWWLDGISGELWRARKNSFDSVSGEIPKSGGISSTPSMRGTVCYIAPEYGGGADVSEKCDVYSFGVLLLVLIAGRRPLQVTGSPMSEFQRANLLSWARHLARAGKLLDLVDKNIQSFNKDQALLCITVALLCLQKSPTRRPSMKDVVGILTGDLVSPQLPVEFSPSPPSRYPFKSQRKVR